A single region of the Chryseobacterium culicis genome encodes:
- a CDS encoding DUF2490 domain-containing protein, whose protein sequence is MKRLIGLGLLLGISFFKAQEHISSFNAVTLTYKFHPKFFLYAEGQMRGNEDYTYPDYYEIKGGLGYNLTKNHKPFVGLGRYVNYKEHSLSREEFRVWLQDVIDIKKGIVKFENRFRAEKSWFYEPKTDQTSQRMRYRYRLNVSVPLNAKTIKKGTVFANAYDEVFFVSPMKPTFARNRVYGGFGYQIDDYFGIVSGYLWQREFEAKGNKNLHFVYLALNINIDGTDHHTKTYDFPGAD, encoded by the coding sequence ATGAAACGTCTTATAGGCTTAGGTTTACTACTTGGAATTTCTTTTTTTAAAGCACAGGAACATATTTCCAGCTTCAATGCAGTGACTCTGACGTATAAGTTTCATCCTAAATTTTTCCTTTATGCAGAAGGGCAGATGCGTGGTAACGAAGATTATACCTACCCTGATTATTATGAAATAAAAGGGGGATTAGGGTATAATCTTACCAAGAATCACAAACCTTTCGTAGGATTGGGAAGATATGTGAACTATAAAGAGCATAGCTTAAGCAGAGAGGAATTCAGGGTATGGCTTCAGGATGTTATCGATATTAAAAAAGGTATCGTGAAGTTCGAAAACCGTTTTCGTGCTGAAAAGAGTTGGTTCTATGAGCCTAAAACAGATCAGACTTCCCAGAGAATGCGTTACAGATACCGTTTGAATGTAAGTGTTCCTTTAAATGCGAAAACCATCAAGAAAGGAACTGTTTTCGCCAATGCCTATGACGAAGTTTTCTTTGTCTCTCCGATGAAGCCTACTTTTGCCAGAAACAGAGTTTACGGCGGTTTCGGCTATCAGATCGATGATTATTTTGGAATTGTGAGCGGATATCTGTGGCAGCGTGAATTCGAAGCAAAAGGAAATAAAAATTTACATTTCGTTTACCTTGCGTTAAACATTAATATCGACGGAACAGACCATCACACGAAAACTTACGATTTCCCGGGTGCGGATTAA